A region of Polycladomyces subterraneus DNA encodes the following proteins:
- the spoIIP gene encoding stage II sporulation protein P gives MQNWLSQNDFKYRVKRTVYIIISLALMFFYFGVFTELRTENVSHSELSKLTSLLSKESLLHAFGEIPYFFTIVRVPLKDEAWEALVSELVTGVNLKDPRTFLRGELPEFDLFDTDIVAAGKGVDYTDIPVDLPPPADLQPHPNKGVPPHEENNDVNSPTKPEEESPKNKIVYIYNTHYTESFLPELHRTNPDQAYDVQISVRSVGQKLKEELEKMGIGAQFSNKLYTGVYYPRLYQASRKTVLTAMKQNGNLQYFIDIHRDSRRRKKTTISLNGKDYARISFIIGALNPHWQENKKLALQLHYELEKLYPGVSKGVFVKNHEEGNGEYNQSISPRSILIEIGGVDNTMEEEYRSTKAFAQAFAAVYLEGKALPVNAQPDTQP, from the coding sequence ATGCAAAACTGGTTGTCTCAAAACGATTTCAAATACCGTGTAAAACGAACCGTCTATATCATTATCAGTCTGGCTTTGATGTTTTTCTATTTTGGAGTGTTTACTGAACTGCGGACCGAAAACGTCTCCCATTCCGAATTGTCCAAACTGACCTCTCTTCTTTCGAAGGAAAGTTTGTTGCATGCTTTCGGAGAGATCCCCTACTTTTTTACTATTGTTCGGGTACCATTGAAAGATGAAGCTTGGGAAGCGTTGGTTTCGGAATTGGTGACAGGTGTCAATTTGAAAGATCCGCGAACGTTTCTCAGAGGGGAATTGCCGGAGTTTGACCTCTTTGACACGGACATTGTAGCGGCGGGAAAAGGTGTAGACTACACCGATATCCCAGTGGATTTGCCCCCTCCCGCAGATCTTCAGCCCCATCCGAACAAGGGAGTGCCCCCTCATGAAGAGAATAACGACGTGAATTCACCCACAAAGCCAGAAGAAGAGTCTCCCAAAAACAAGATCGTGTATATTTACAACACGCATTATACGGAGTCCTTTTTGCCGGAACTCCATCGGACTAATCCTGACCAAGCTTATGACGTTCAAATCAGCGTCAGATCGGTGGGGCAAAAGCTAAAAGAAGAATTAGAAAAAATGGGGATCGGCGCTCAGTTTTCCAATAAATTATACACAGGCGTCTACTATCCCCGATTGTATCAGGCCTCCAGAAAGACGGTGCTGACCGCCATGAAACAAAATGGGAATCTGCAGTACTTTATCGACATCCATCGGGACTCTCGAAGGCGAAAAAAAACGACGATAAGCTTAAACGGCAAAGACTATGCTCGAATCTCTTTTATTATCGGCGCACTCAACCCCCATTGGCAGGAGAATAAGAAATTAGCACTTCAACTGCACTATGAATTGGAAAAACTATATCCCGGCGTTTCCAAAGGGGTTTTTGTCAAAAATCACGAGGAAGGAAACGGAGAATACAATCAGTCGATTTCACCGCGAAGCATCCTGATTGAAATCGGGGGTGTCGACAATACGATGGAAGAGGAATATCGATCAACCAAGGCGTTTGCTCAAGCTTTTGCGGCTGTTTATCTTGAAGGCAAAGCCTTGCCCGTAAATGCACAACCAGACACTCAACCATAA
- a CDS encoding pyruvate oxidase has protein sequence MFRKTAGETLVDLLIKWEVDHIYGMPGDSINSIIEPLRKAQDKIKFIQVRHEEAGALAAASYAKLTGKLGVCLTIAGPGAIHLLNGLYDAKLDRVPVLAITGQVESDLLGTDFFQEVNLERLFDDVAVYNQRIMSAEQLPAVVNQAIRTAYAKRGVAVLTVPDDIPTFEVGREALHTASFHVTPEIFPKQDDLENALDVLNEARRPVILAGKGTRHAREELLAFAEKLAAPIVLSLPAKGTIPDEHPLCLGGLGLIGTRPAYHAMQTADTLVMVGTSFPFTGFLPEKAKTIQIDTDPTQIGKRYPVDVGLVGDSAKTLTWFSKRIGNQPDRSFLEKHQEMMKDWHDRLNKQEVQESIPLKPQSVIRALQKVASDNAILSVDVGNVTVWVARHFRMTNQQFIISSWLATLGCGLPGAIAAKIAYPDRQVFAICGDGGFGMTMNDFVTAVKYALPMVVVVLNNQKIAMIKFEQEVMGNLEFGTELTNPNFAKYAEACGGIGYRVEKPEELLPAFEQAVLQKKPCIIDVLVDPDEAPLPPKITFSQASGYAKHMIKALFEEGKLDLPPL, from the coding sequence ATGTTTCGAAAAACCGCAGGAGAAACGCTCGTTGACCTTTTGATCAAATGGGAGGTCGATCACATCTACGGCATGCCGGGTGATTCGATTAATTCCATTATCGAACCGCTTCGCAAAGCGCAAGACAAAATCAAATTCATTCAAGTCCGCCATGAAGAAGCGGGAGCTCTTGCTGCGGCCTCGTATGCCAAATTGACGGGGAAACTCGGGGTTTGCCTCACCATTGCCGGCCCAGGAGCCATCCACTTGCTGAATGGTTTGTATGACGCCAAATTGGACCGCGTTCCGGTGCTTGCAATCACAGGGCAAGTCGAATCTGACCTTTTGGGAACAGATTTTTTTCAAGAAGTTAACCTTGAACGGTTGTTTGACGATGTTGCCGTCTATAATCAGCGAATCATGTCTGCAGAACAACTTCCAGCGGTGGTCAATCAGGCCATCCGTACCGCATATGCCAAAAGAGGGGTCGCGGTACTGACTGTACCGGACGACATTCCCACATTTGAAGTGGGAAGAGAAGCCCTACATACTGCTTCCTTTCACGTCACCCCGGAGATATTCCCAAAACAGGATGATTTGGAGAATGCCCTCGATGTGTTGAATGAGGCCAGACGGCCAGTGATCCTTGCAGGAAAAGGGACCCGACATGCACGCGAAGAATTGCTTGCGTTTGCAGAAAAATTGGCCGCTCCGATCGTCCTTTCTCTTCCGGCGAAAGGGACCATTCCCGATGAGCATCCCTTATGTCTGGGAGGGCTCGGCCTCATCGGCACCCGTCCGGCTTACCACGCTATGCAAACGGCGGATACTCTGGTAATGGTCGGCACTTCTTTTCCTTTTACCGGTTTCTTACCCGAAAAAGCCAAAACCATTCAAATTGACACCGATCCGACGCAAATTGGCAAACGGTACCCCGTTGATGTCGGATTGGTTGGTGATTCGGCGAAAACACTGACCTGGTTTTCGAAACGAATCGGGAACCAACCCGACCGATCCTTCCTTGAAAAGCATCAAGAGATGATGAAAGATTGGCATGACCGACTTAATAAACAAGAAGTTCAAGAATCCATTCCCCTAAAACCGCAAAGTGTCATCAGGGCACTTCAAAAGGTCGCCAGTGACAATGCCATTTTATCTGTCGATGTTGGCAATGTGACCGTCTGGGTGGCCCGCCATTTTCGCATGACTAACCAGCAATTCATTATTTCGAGTTGGTTGGCCACACTCGGTTGTGGATTGCCTGGAGCGATTGCTGCAAAGATCGCCTATCCGGATCGGCAGGTTTTTGCCATCTGCGGTGATGGCGGCTTCGGCATGACGATGAACGATTTCGTAACAGCCGTAAAATACGCATTGCCGATGGTTGTGGTGGTCTTAAACAACCAAAAAATTGCTATGATCAAGTTTGAACAGGAAGTCATGGGGAATCTGGAATTTGGAACGGAACTCACCAATCCCAATTTTGCCAAATACGCAGAAGCTTGCGGCGGCATCGGCTATCGCGTCGAAAAGCCGGAAGAGTTGCTGCCTGCATTTGAACAAGCCGTGTTGCAGAAAAAACCCTGCATTATCGATGTACTCGTCGACCCTGATGAAGCACCCTTGCCGCCAAAAATCACGTTCTCCCAGGCCTCCGGCTATGCCAAACACATGATCAAGGCCTTGTTTGAAGAAGGAAAATTGGATCTACCGCCCCTATAA
- a CDS encoding ferritin-like domain-containing protein: MRAYTLGEWGVSGEDPGLIQDIAKAINGQYSAIACYEKLARLAPTEEERRQIMEIRQDETNHYREFYQIYVRLTGQQPQIAVEPCPDDYKEGLEFALKDEQNTVDFYLEIADKARDPAIKKAFTRAAQDEQNHAVWFLYFWTNHCRCRCKQP, translated from the coding sequence ATGCGGGCCTACACGTTGGGAGAATGGGGAGTCTCCGGGGAAGATCCAGGTTTGATACAAGACATCGCCAAGGCGATCAATGGTCAATACAGCGCGATTGCCTGTTACGAGAAATTGGCCCGGTTGGCTCCCACGGAGGAAGAGCGGCGACAGATCATGGAGATTCGTCAGGACGAGACCAACCATTACCGGGAATTTTATCAGATCTACGTCCGTCTGACCGGGCAACAGCCTCAGATCGCGGTGGAACCCTGTCCGGATGACTACAAGGAAGGACTGGAATTCGCCCTGAAAGACGAACAGAATACTGTAGACTTTTATCTCGAGATTGCCGACAAAGCCCGGGACCCCGCCATCAAAAAAGCGTTCACTAGAGCCGCCCAGGACGAACAAAACCATGCTGTCTGGTTCCTTTATTTCTGGACAAATCATTGCCGCTGCAGGTGTAAGCAACCGTAA